In the Thermococcus sp. MAR1 genome, one interval contains:
- a CDS encoding Kae1-associated kinase Bud32, with protein MELIKQGAEAKIYLAEFEEFFGVNLLPGEKVVIKHRIPKRYRIREIDEKLRKERTVREARVLHRAKEFGVNCPHVYEVNLRDMVIAMEFIDGKRLKEHLEEIPMEERLSLCREIGRQVGKLHEAGIVHGDLTTSNMILWEGKVYMIDFGLADFDPTLEAQGVDLHLLKRAMESTHYTWFEEGFEAVLEGYAEVRGEEARREIEVKIEEIESRGRYRERSWVG; from the coding sequence ATGGAGCTGATAAAGCAGGGAGCCGAGGCAAAGATATACCTGGCCGAGTTTGAGGAGTTCTTCGGAGTAAACCTCCTCCCCGGAGAGAAAGTCGTGATAAAGCACCGAATCCCGAAGCGCTACCGCATAAGGGAGATAGATGAGAAGCTGAGGAAGGAGAGGACGGTGAGAGAAGCCAGGGTTCTCCACCGTGCCAAAGAGTTCGGCGTGAACTGTCCTCACGTTTACGAGGTCAATCTGAGGGACATGGTAATCGCAATGGAGTTCATCGACGGAAAGAGACTGAAGGAGCACCTCGAGGAGATTCCAATGGAGGAAAGGCTTTCCCTCTGCCGCGAGATAGGCAGGCAGGTTGGAAAACTTCACGAGGCTGGAATAGTGCACGGCGATTTGACAACAAGTAATATGATACTCTGGGAGGGAAAGGTTTACATGATAGACTTCGGTTTGGCGGACTTTGACCCCACCCTGGAGGCCCAGGGCGTCGATCTGCATCTCCTAAAGCGGGCCATGGAGAGCACGCACTACACCTGGTTCGAGGAGGGGTTTGAGGCGGTTCTGGAGGGCTACGCCGAGGTTCGCGGCGAGGAGGCTAGGAGAGAAATAGAGGTAAAAATCGAGGAGATAGAAAGCCGTGGTAGGTACAGGGAGCGGAGCTGGGTGGGGTAA
- a CDS encoding ATP-binding protein → MHAYRPHVGTMFIKGSSAVDVLHSGADLSRRVVLKELPPASFREWLNIRKGMDIPVHSMEEVISRPFDMTEMYMELHALWTEYMERGGALYPESGFYDALENSIRKVILEDLSALREISVKYETDAYRLLYLVAKSAPFEVNYSSIAKELGVSKNMAIRLVEDLSKAGLLYTLQPCGSVRKEPKIYLTVPLRMFFAKKGFSIHLGALREEFFVNHVRWISQPCYLKGKRGEKTADFKVGDWIIEVGGEKKRRYQRPDYIAVDGLLTGNGRIPLFLFGLIY, encoded by the coding sequence ATGCATGCATATCGTCCTCACGTGGGGACAATGTTTATAAAGGGGTCATCTGCCGTTGATGTCCTTCACTCCGGAGCGGACCTGTCCCGTAGGGTCGTGCTGAAGGAATTGCCGCCGGCATCGTTTAGGGAGTGGCTGAACATTCGAAAGGGTATGGATATCCCCGTCCACTCAATGGAAGAAGTGATTTCCAGACCGTTTGACATGACAGAGATGTACATGGAACTTCACGCCCTCTGGACGGAGTACATGGAGCGGGGTGGTGCCCTCTACCCGGAGAGCGGGTTCTACGATGCCCTCGAAAACTCCATCAGAAAGGTTATACTCGAGGACCTATCCGCGCTGAGGGAAATCAGCGTGAAGTACGAGACAGATGCATACCGCCTGCTCTATCTCGTGGCTAAATCTGCTCCCTTTGAGGTGAATTATTCCTCAATAGCCAAGGAGCTGGGCGTCTCAAAGAACATGGCCATAAGGCTCGTTGAGGACCTCTCCAAGGCAGGTTTGCTATACACCCTCCAGCCCTGCGGTAGCGTAAGAAAGGAGCCAAAGATCTACCTTACAGTTCCACTCAGAATGTTCTTTGCCAAAAAGGGCTTCAGCATTCACCTGGGTGCCTTGAGGGAGGAGTTCTTCGTGAACCACGTGAGGTGGATCTCCCAGCCGTGCTACCTAAAGGGAAAGCGGGGTGAAAAAACCGCGGACTTTAAAGTTGGAGACTGGATAATAGAAGTTGGTGGTGAGAAGAAGAGGAGATATCAGAGGCCGGATTATATAGCCGTGGACGGACTGCTGACCGGAAACGGCAGGATTCCGCTCTTCCTTTTTGGCTTGATATATTGA
- a CDS encoding endonuclease MutS2, whose amino-acid sequence MTLKLNPEAKAIYRAIREEIKRRLVLPGSSVFLDRFEPTSERDEILRRRDYFRENLPKIRAELREQVAKVKPIKFRRDYLHDRILIVDESELERAQSLGLCEVSTGLEEAEGYQLVLSTVGYGIDVELTPSQIAPELYIMPLWENKGTLEALAKIGELTGEGSVASEILRELNELGEVMGKRKLLDGLEELIAEKERELNEEIAEKLEKFSLTLSGKELLDFLGELKAGNYEAIFRHFGEVEGEIIDLINETEKELSEKLGITVELFSREELYPVTVPPERVEMLREELDRELRVELYLKSREVLERIMPLLPKLREELGRVYELDFLLAVKDFTEGFSFPELWEGGMAFVSGRHLFIENPQPVSYAVGKTPDEFSVQGAGDIGGEKVVILTGANSGGKTSLLELMTQIMILFHMGLPVPAEKAWVEPLDELFFFRRKRSVYGAGAFETALRSFVRALKGSGRKLILIDEFEAITEPGAAVKIIGELLKIAHERGFYVVIVSHLGEDLKKELPFARVDGIEAKGLDENLNLIVDRQPVFGKLGRSTPELIVERLARKKRGKEREIFERVLRAFGQE is encoded by the coding sequence ATGACGCTCAAGCTGAACCCCGAGGCTAAAGCGATATACCGCGCAATCAGAGAGGAGATAAAGAGGCGGTTAGTCCTCCCTGGGAGTTCGGTCTTTCTAGATAGGTTTGAACCCACCTCCGAGCGGGATGAAATTCTTCGCAGGCGGGATTATTTCCGGGAAAACCTCCCTAAAATCCGGGCCGAGCTGAGGGAGCAGGTAGCCAAAGTCAAACCGATAAAGTTCCGCCGCGATTACCTTCACGACAGAATCCTCATAGTTGACGAAAGTGAACTCGAAAGGGCCCAGAGCCTGGGACTCTGTGAGGTCTCGACGGGTTTAGAGGAGGCGGAGGGCTATCAGCTGGTGCTCAGCACCGTTGGCTACGGGATTGACGTCGAGCTAACGCCGTCCCAGATAGCACCGGAGCTCTACATCATGCCCCTATGGGAGAATAAGGGAACCCTTGAGGCCCTGGCCAAAATCGGCGAGCTAACCGGCGAGGGCAGCGTCGCCTCAGAAATCCTCCGTGAGCTGAACGAGCTTGGGGAGGTCATGGGAAAGCGGAAGCTCCTCGACGGCCTTGAGGAACTAATAGCCGAGAAAGAGCGCGAGCTTAACGAGGAAATAGCAGAGAAACTTGAGAAGTTCAGCCTGACGCTGAGCGGGAAGGAATTGCTCGACTTCCTCGGAGAGCTCAAGGCCGGGAACTACGAGGCCATATTCAGACACTTTGGAGAGGTTGAGGGTGAAATTATTGACTTAATCAACGAAACCGAAAAGGAGCTGAGCGAGAAGCTTGGCATAACCGTTGAGCTCTTTTCCCGGGAGGAGCTGTATCCGGTGACCGTGCCCCCGGAGAGGGTGGAGATGCTCCGCGAGGAGCTCGATAGGGAGCTTAGGGTCGAGCTTTACCTAAAGAGCAGGGAAGTGCTTGAGAGGATAATGCCCCTTCTCCCCAAGCTCCGGGAAGAACTCGGCAGGGTTTATGAGCTTGACTTCCTGCTGGCGGTGAAAGACTTCACCGAGGGCTTTTCCTTTCCGGAGCTCTGGGAGGGTGGAATGGCGTTCGTCAGCGGGAGGCACCTCTTCATAGAAAACCCCCAGCCGGTCAGCTATGCTGTCGGGAAAACGCCTGATGAGTTCTCAGTCCAGGGAGCTGGAGATATAGGCGGCGAGAAAGTGGTTATCCTCACCGGTGCCAACAGCGGCGGAAAGACGAGCCTTCTGGAGCTGATGACCCAGATAATGATCCTCTTCCATATGGGTCTTCCCGTGCCGGCCGAGAAGGCCTGGGTTGAGCCCCTCGATGAGTTGTTCTTCTTCCGGAGGAAGAGGAGTGTCTATGGAGCCGGGGCCTTTGAAACGGCCCTGCGCTCATTCGTCCGTGCGTTGAAGGGTTCGGGCAGAAAGCTCATCCTCATAGACGAGTTCGAGGCCATAACAGAGCCGGGCGCGGCGGTGAAGATAATCGGTGAGCTCCTCAAAATTGCCCACGAGAGGGGCTTTTACGTTGTCATAGTCTCCCACCTGGGAGAGGATTTGAAGAAAGAACTTCCCTTTGCCAGAGTCGATGGAATAGAGGCCAAAGGCCTTGATGAGAACCTCAACCTCATCGTTGATCGGCAGCCGGTCTTCGGAAAGCTCGGTCGGAGTACTCCAGAGCTCATCGTTGAAAGACTTGCACGAAAGAAGCGCGGGAAGGAGAGGGAGATATTCGAGAGGGTTCTGAGGGCGTTCGGGCAGGAGTGA
- the moaC gene encoding cyclic pyranopterin monophosphate synthase MoaC produces MKGFTHFDERGVKMVEVGHKSEVFRRAVAKGRIRLRPETIELIRSGKTKKGNVVATAQIAGILAVKKTPELVPLCHPIPLTGVDISFEFGEDYIEATCEVRAYYKTGVEMEALTGVTVALLTIWDMVKAVEKDENGQYPFTRIEDVHVVEKVKETYSSQ; encoded by the coding sequence ATGAAGGGGTTCACTCACTTCGATGAAAGGGGCGTTAAGATGGTTGAGGTTGGCCACAAGAGTGAGGTTTTCAGAAGGGCCGTGGCAAAGGGCAGGATAAGGCTCAGGCCGGAAACGATAGAATTGATAAGGTCCGGGAAGACGAAGAAAGGTAACGTTGTAGCCACCGCCCAGATAGCGGGAATCCTGGCCGTCAAGAAGACGCCGGAGCTGGTTCCCCTCTGCCACCCGATACCACTCACAGGCGTTGACATCTCCTTCGAGTTCGGCGAGGACTACATCGAAGCAACCTGCGAAGTTCGCGCCTATTACAAGACGGGAGTTGAGATGGAGGCTTTAACCGGCGTCACAGTTGCACTTCTGACGATATGGGACATGGTGAAGGCCGTTGAGAAGGACGAGAACGGTCAGTATCCCTTCACGAGGATTGAGGACGTTCATGTGGTCGAGAAGGTGAAGGAGACCTACTCTTCACAGTAG
- a CDS encoding ABC transporter ATP-binding protein — protein MPSPAILIENLTKSYGTLRAVDSLTLEVNEGEIFGFLGPNGAGKTTTILSMLNLVIPDEGRVELLGMDVTKEPIRIKERLGYLPENATVYGELTAWKNLEFFANFYRMSNAEKEKRITELLKMVGLWEVRYRKAKTFSKGMKQRLLIAQTFINDPELLILDEPTSGLDPEGAHLVKRLIREAKAEGRTVFFSSHVLSEVEELSDRVGIIVKGKLKAVGTLGEIKRQFMELEGYEIKVETKEPLPEIEHSEITRVEPVGPNRAIIFARTDIREDLSKYLSEKGLTILKLDVEEPSLEDVFLRTIYGRDGE, from the coding sequence ATGCCGTCACCCGCCATACTCATCGAGAACCTCACAAAATCGTACGGGACCCTGAGGGCGGTTGATTCCCTCACCCTGGAGGTCAACGAGGGAGAAATCTTCGGTTTCCTGGGTCCAAACGGCGCAGGTAAAACCACCACCATCCTCAGCATGCTCAATCTGGTTATACCTGACGAAGGTAGGGTGGAGCTTCTCGGAATGGACGTGACAAAGGAGCCGATTCGGATAAAGGAACGGCTTGGATACCTCCCGGAGAACGCAACGGTATACGGCGAGCTGACAGCATGGAAAAACCTGGAGTTCTTCGCAAACTTTTACAGGATGTCGAACGCTGAGAAGGAGAAGCGAATAACCGAACTCCTGAAGATGGTCGGCCTCTGGGAGGTTCGCTATAGAAAGGCGAAGACCTTCTCCAAGGGCATGAAGCAGAGACTTCTGATAGCCCAGACGTTTATAAACGACCCCGAACTGCTCATCCTCGACGAGCCGACGAGCGGCCTCGACCCCGAGGGAGCCCACCTCGTTAAGAGGCTCATCAGGGAGGCAAAGGCCGAGGGCAGAACCGTCTTCTTTTCATCCCACGTGCTCAGCGAGGTCGAGGAGCTCAGCGACAGGGTCGGTATAATAGTGAAAGGGAAGCTGAAGGCCGTCGGAACCCTCGGGGAGATAAAGAGGCAGTTCATGGAGCTTGAGGGCTACGAGATAAAGGTTGAGACCAAGGAGCCGCTGCCGGAGATAGAGCATTCCGAGATAACGAGGGTCGAGCCGGTCGGACCGAATCGGGCCATAATATTTGCCAGGACCGACATAAGGGAAGACCTCTCCAAATACCTCTCCGAAAAAGGCCTCACGATCCTGAAGCTCGATGTTGAAGAACCCAGCCTGGAGGACGTTTTCCTCCGGACTATCTACGGGAGGGATGGAGAATGA
- a CDS encoding NEW3 domain-containing protein, with the protein MRKFLVVLLSFVLLSSLVAAQPYVTVFEDRISVGQTIAVGNYTITVVQAADGSYYLMLRNGSRILELKPFAFGTEIERDGLRILMGSYTAQGGFIVVSVKPEFVTSLKPEVGAKAVFNGNVVRVIAAGNRTVDVSVNGVARTLEVNGSAIVDLIALEYDGKEIKVYAAEPASETVSMEYSVFYPYGKIRVSGPVDVPITITSASNSELRLPLRVTSMPEGWRASFLYGGVEVEEITLHPKGSVTVSLHIEPAGSGTLGFSIGDLPGSVQIEAAAIDVSIPYLGLEAEAGQKLAVPITFTGSGAVEFQATEVPAGWTMYLTDGQYRLRSFTVSGTFSATLFIEIPRNATLGDHRLSFTINGKEYGLTVHIYKTYLGQPAKLTVILTDGSGNPLKGWVSIGGKNVTTSAVGSVTVELPAGEYRIAAGAPGAVPIEETVKLGDGEEKTLNIALTKAPHYFEARLKNDVLTVTAGASASTELTITNLGSKEDEYRVTLEGLEPEWSYVISRDPTGATPIGTMKADPGESASAYLVVIAPFNVVSGEINAKLIITGKGTKVEIPVIIKVENPAALSLNADYPALTVKAGGSTATTVWIDSMGTTVTNIKITVQAPSGWEVEAVPSSIPRVGPIRKGNVVVSEGPSQFELRIKVPKSAPAGTYTITVTATGDQAKAETVITVRVTQGSSSAYLGILLLVVVFGIVIWLMRRVGRR; encoded by the coding sequence ATGAGAAAATTCCTGGTGGTTCTGCTTTCCTTCGTTCTTCTGTCCTCACTCGTTGCGGCTCAGCCTTACGTGACGGTGTTCGAGGACAGGATCTCCGTGGGGCAGACGATCGCGGTTGGGAACTACACGATAACGGTGGTTCAGGCCGCCGACGGGAGTTACTATCTGATGCTGAGGAACGGGAGCAGGATACTGGAACTGAAGCCCTTCGCCTTTGGAACCGAAATAGAGCGTGACGGCCTCAGGATACTCATGGGGAGCTACACCGCGCAGGGCGGCTTCATAGTCGTGTCCGTGAAGCCAGAGTTCGTTACGTCCCTAAAACCCGAAGTCGGTGCCAAGGCAGTTTTCAATGGGAACGTTGTCCGCGTTATCGCAGCGGGCAACAGGACCGTAGACGTCTCCGTGAACGGTGTTGCGAGGACTCTGGAGGTAAACGGAAGTGCCATTGTCGACCTCATAGCCTTGGAGTACGATGGAAAGGAGATAAAAGTATACGCCGCGGAACCCGCCTCGGAAACGGTCAGCATGGAATACTCGGTGTTCTACCCTTACGGGAAGATAAGGGTCTCCGGGCCCGTTGATGTGCCGATAACGATAACCAGCGCCTCGAACTCGGAGCTTAGACTGCCCCTCAGGGTCACCTCGATGCCGGAAGGGTGGAGGGCAAGCTTCCTGTACGGTGGTGTCGAGGTCGAGGAGATAACGCTTCACCCCAAGGGTTCGGTAACGGTCAGCCTTCACATTGAGCCTGCCGGTAGCGGAACCCTCGGATTCTCCATTGGGGACCTTCCGGGAAGCGTTCAGATAGAGGCCGCTGCAATCGATGTCTCAATTCCGTATCTGGGCCTGGAGGCAGAGGCGGGACAGAAACTCGCGGTTCCAATAACCTTCACGGGAAGCGGCGCCGTGGAGTTCCAGGCAACTGAGGTCCCGGCAGGATGGACGATGTACCTGACGGACGGCCAGTACAGGCTCAGGAGCTTTACCGTTTCGGGAACCTTCAGCGCCACCCTGTTCATCGAGATACCCAGGAACGCGACCCTTGGCGACCACAGGCTGAGCTTCACCATAAACGGGAAGGAATACGGCCTGACGGTTCACATATACAAGACGTACCTCGGCCAGCCCGCGAAGCTGACGGTGATCCTGACCGACGGGAGCGGGAATCCATTGAAGGGATGGGTCAGCATCGGCGGAAAGAACGTTACGACGTCGGCGGTTGGCAGCGTTACCGTTGAGCTCCCAGCGGGAGAGTATAGAATCGCCGCCGGCGCTCCTGGGGCAGTCCCAATAGAGGAAACTGTAAAACTGGGGGACGGCGAGGAGAAGACCCTCAATATAGCCCTAACAAAGGCGCCCCACTACTTCGAGGCCAGGCTCAAGAACGACGTTCTTACAGTGACAGCGGGGGCGAGTGCCAGCACGGAGCTCACGATAACCAACCTCGGCTCCAAAGAGGACGAGTACCGTGTCACGCTGGAGGGTCTCGAACCCGAGTGGAGCTACGTGATCAGCCGGGATCCCACCGGCGCAACGCCTATTGGCACAATGAAAGCAGACCCCGGAGAGAGTGCCAGCGCGTACCTCGTTGTTATAGCCCCGTTCAACGTAGTGTCCGGCGAAATAAACGCCAAGCTCATCATCACCGGGAAGGGCACCAAGGTTGAAATCCCCGTCATAATCAAAGTCGAGAACCCTGCCGCACTCTCCCTCAACGCTGATTATCCGGCGCTCACGGTCAAGGCAGGGGGCTCAACGGCCACCACGGTATGGATTGACAGCATGGGGACAACGGTCACCAACATCAAGATAACCGTCCAGGCCCCCAGCGGATGGGAAGTTGAGGCGGTTCCCAGCAGCATACCCCGAGTAGGACCGATCAGAAAGGGAAACGTTGTGGTCAGCGAGGGCCCCAGCCAGTTTGAGTTGAGGATCAAGGTTCCCAAGTCAGCCCCCGCGGGGACCTACACCATAACCGTAACCGCCACCGGTGACCAGGCAAAGGCAGAAACCGTGATAACGGTCAGGGTTACGCAGGGCTCAAGCAGCGCTTATCTCGGAATCCTCCTGCTCGTGGTCGTCTTCGGCATCGTAATATGGCTGATGAGGAGGGTCGGTAGGAGATGA
- a CDS encoding ABC transporter permease, whose amino-acid sequence MNPAWNIALKELYTSVKSKRFIVIMALYLLIFGLAVYGIKDYLIQMGVPSVESNEFGLWGTTGEVYMTPLAMLFMINMMIITVIGAVLGAALGSDAINREVETGTAKVLLGHPVYRDEVINGKFLGMGALIVLTNLVVYVAIIAVMLILGIPVDGDSLLRGFLAILATMLYTLVFLSIGVLFSTLFKKPETSMLATVGLAIFLTVFYGIVVEIVAPKLAGPEPPWGTSAHEVWRETVNTWMARLHFLNPAHHYAQLVQYIFGGDRFLNYYLPLGDSFTYGFNNLAILLVMLFLPFAFAYVRFMTSDIN is encoded by the coding sequence ATGAACCCCGCCTGGAACATAGCTCTCAAGGAGCTATACACCTCGGTGAAGAGCAAGAGGTTCATCGTCATCATGGCTCTCTACCTCCTTATTTTTGGCCTCGCGGTCTACGGCATCAAGGACTACCTGATTCAGATGGGCGTTCCAAGCGTCGAATCCAACGAGTTCGGCCTGTGGGGAACCACGGGTGAGGTTTACATGACCCCCCTTGCGATGCTCTTCATGATAAACATGATGATAATCACCGTCATTGGGGCGGTCCTCGGAGCCGCCCTCGGATCGGACGCAATAAACCGGGAGGTTGAAACCGGAACGGCCAAGGTTCTCCTGGGCCACCCAGTTTACAGGGACGAGGTCATCAACGGCAAGTTCCTTGGAATGGGGGCCCTGATAGTACTGACGAACCTGGTGGTATACGTTGCCATCATCGCCGTGATGCTCATACTGGGAATACCCGTTGATGGGGACTCGCTCCTTAGAGGGTTCCTGGCGATCCTGGCGACAATGCTTTACACGCTGGTATTCCTCTCAATTGGAGTGCTGTTCTCAACGCTCTTCAAAAAGCCTGAGACCTCGATGCTCGCCACAGTTGGTCTGGCGATTTTCCTCACGGTCTTCTACGGCATCGTGGTGGAGATCGTGGCACCAAAGCTCGCAGGACCAGAGCCGCCTTGGGGGACGAGCGCCCATGAGGTCTGGCGAGAAACCGTGAACACATGGATGGCAAGGCTCCACTTCCTGAACCCCGCACACCACTACGCCCAGCTCGTTCAGTACATCTTCGGAGGCGACAGATTCCTCAACTACTACCTCCCCCTTGGAGACTCCTTCACCTACGGCTTCAACAACCTGGCGATACTGTTGGTCATGCTATTCCTGCCCTTTGCCTTCGCCTACGTCAGGTTCATGACCAGCGACATCAACTGA
- a CDS encoding intein-containing RctB family protein encodes MVPLKRIDKIRWEIPKYDKRMRVPGRVYADDQLIEKMRGDRTLEQAANVAMLPGIYKYSIVMPDGHQGYGFPIGGVAAFDVKEGVISPGGVGYDINCLAPNSKVLTEHGYWVKVEEMPERFKLQGLRVYDIDEGHNDFSDVAFVAEREVEEKELAVRIVTESGRIIEGSEDHPVLTPQGYVYLGNLREGDEVLVYPFEGVKFEGRGGVLLSEKDFEGVDNQVLMFLRERKLLPLHWNDPRLGTLARILGFAFGDGHLGEMDERLYLSFYGKEGTLRELKKDLERLGIKANLYVRERDYRIETVSGEYEGKSVSAELRVTSRSFALLMENLGMPRGRKAEKTYRIPEWIKEAPLWIKRNFLAGLFAADGSIVEFKGNTPLPINLTQSKAKELEANIKEFMDDITKLLAEFGVRTTVYRIKSKKGVTYRLALVGEDSIRNFLGRINYEYDLEKKAKGLIAYAYLKFKERVKAERKRASETARKVYEETRSVKKAYESVKDVVNKRFVERAIYEGEKEPRVPKDFPTFEEFVKERGYEGGFVAEKVVKIERVKPDYTKFYDIGVYHSAHNFIANGVVVHNCGVRLIRTNLTEKEVRPKIKELVDTLFKNVPSGLGSKGRVRLHWSQLDDVLADGAKWAVDNGYGWKEDLEHLEEGGRMEGANPGAVSQKAKQRGAPQLGSLGSGNHFLEVQVVDRVFDEKIAKAYGLFEGQVVVMVHTGSRGLGHQVASDYLRIMEKANRKYGVPWPDRELVSVPFQTEEGQRYFSAMKAAANFAWANRQMITHWVRESFEEVFKRKAEDMEMHIVYDVAHNIAKVEEHEVDGKKVKVVVHRKGATRAFPAGHPDVPKSYRDVGQPVLIPGSMGTASYVLAGAEGSMRETFGSSCHGAGRLLSRKAATRQYRGDRLRNELLQRGIYVRAASLRVVAEEAPGAYKSVDNVVNVVHEAGIANLVARMRPMGVAKG; translated from the coding sequence ATGGTGCCGCTGAAGAGGATAGACAAGATTCGCTGGGAGATACCGAAGTACGACAAGCGCATGAGAGTTCCGGGCAGGGTTTACGCTGACGACCAGCTGATAGAGAAGATGCGCGGAGATAGAACCCTTGAGCAGGCCGCCAACGTTGCGATGCTCCCTGGCATCTACAAGTATTCCATAGTCATGCCCGACGGCCATCAGGGCTACGGCTTCCCCATTGGCGGTGTCGCGGCCTTTGACGTCAAAGAGGGCGTGATAAGCCCCGGGGGCGTCGGATACGACATTAACTGCCTTGCCCCCAACTCGAAAGTCCTTACCGAGCATGGATACTGGGTTAAAGTTGAGGAGATGCCCGAGAGGTTCAAACTCCAGGGACTCAGGGTTTACGACATTGATGAAGGTCACAACGACTTTTCGGATGTTGCTTTCGTTGCCGAGAGGGAGGTTGAGGAGAAAGAGCTTGCAGTTAGAATCGTCACCGAGTCGGGAAGGATCATCGAGGGCAGTGAAGACCACCCGGTTTTAACACCACAGGGCTACGTTTACCTTGGAAACCTAAGGGAAGGCGATGAGGTCTTAGTTTATCCCTTCGAGGGCGTTAAGTTCGAGGGGAGGGGAGGAGTTCTCCTGAGCGAGAAGGACTTCGAGGGCGTTGATAACCAAGTGCTAATGTTTCTGCGCGAGAGGAAGCTCCTGCCCCTCCACTGGAACGACCCAAGGCTCGGAACCCTTGCGAGAATCCTCGGCTTTGCATTCGGCGACGGCCACCTCGGTGAGATGGACGAAAGGCTTTACCTGAGCTTCTATGGAAAAGAGGGGACGCTGAGGGAGCTCAAGAAGGACCTTGAGAGGCTCGGAATCAAAGCAAACCTCTACGTGCGCGAGAGAGATTATCGCATCGAGACCGTCAGCGGTGAGTACGAAGGTAAAAGCGTTTCGGCAGAGCTCAGGGTTACATCGAGGAGCTTTGCCCTGCTCATGGAGAACCTCGGGATGCCTAGGGGCAGGAAGGCTGAGAAAACCTACAGAATTCCGGAGTGGATCAAGGAAGCCCCGCTCTGGATAAAGAGGAACTTCCTTGCCGGACTTTTTGCGGCAGATGGAAGCATCGTCGAGTTCAAGGGCAACACTCCATTGCCAATAAACCTCACCCAGTCGAAGGCAAAAGAACTTGAGGCGAACATTAAGGAGTTCATGGATGATATAACAAAGCTTCTCGCAGAGTTCGGCGTTAGGACGACGGTTTACAGGATTAAGTCGAAGAAGGGTGTCACCTACCGGCTCGCCCTCGTCGGCGAGGATAGCATAAGGAACTTCCTCGGGAGGATAAACTACGAGTACGACCTTGAAAAGAAGGCCAAGGGCCTAATCGCCTACGCCTACCTGAAGTTCAAAGAGCGTGTTAAAGCCGAGAGAAAGCGAGCCTCTGAAACCGCGAGGAAGGTTTACGAAGAAACCAGAAGTGTCAAGAAGGCCTATGAGTCCGTTAAGGATGTAGTTAACAAGCGCTTCGTCGAGAGGGCAATCTACGAGGGTGAAAAGGAGCCACGCGTTCCCAAGGACTTTCCGACCTTCGAGGAGTTTGTGAAGGAAAGGGGCTACGAAGGTGGCTTTGTGGCTGAAAAAGTCGTAAAGATAGAGCGGGTCAAGCCGGACTACACCAAGTTCTACGACATCGGCGTTTATCACAGCGCCCACAACTTCATAGCCAACGGCGTAGTAGTCCACAACTGCGGCGTCCGCCTAATCCGGACCAACCTCACCGAGAAGGAAGTCAGACCAAAGATAAAGGAGCTCGTCGATACGCTCTTCAAAAACGTTCCGAGCGGACTTGGGAGTAAAGGTAGGGTGAGGCTCCACTGGAGCCAGCTCGATGACGTCTTGGCTGATGGAGCCAAGTGGGCAGTTGACAACGGCTACGGCTGGAAGGAGGACTTGGAGCACCTGGAGGAAGGCGGCAGAATGGAAGGTGCCAACCCCGGGGCGGTGAGCCAGAAGGCGAAGCAGAGAGGCGCTCCACAGCTCGGTTCCCTCGGCTCAGGAAACCACTTCCTCGAGGTTCAGGTGGTTGATAGGGTCTTTGACGAGAAGATAGCCAAAGCTTATGGCCTCTTCGAGGGACAGGTCGTTGTGATGGTTCACACAGGTTCGCGCGGTTTGGGCCACCAGGTGGCGAGCGACTACCTCAGGATAATGGAGAAGGCCAACAGAAAGTACGGTGTGCCGTGGCCTGACCGTGAGCTCGTCAGCGTCCCCTTCCAGACGGAGGAGGGGCAGAGGTACTTCAGCGCGATGAAGGCAGCTGCAAACTTCGCCTGGGCCAACCGGCAGATGATAACCCACTGGGTCAGGGAGAGCTTTGAGGAGGTCTTCAAGAGAAAAGCAGAAGACATGGAGATGCATATAGTCTACGACGTGGCTCACAACATAGCGAAGGTCGAGGAGCACGAGGTCGATGGGAAGAAGGTCAAGGTGGTCGTCCACAGGAAGGGAGCCACGAGGGCCTTCCCTGCCGGCCACCCGGACGTTCCGAAGTCCTACAGGGATGTCGGTCAGCCGGTTCTGATTCCAGGTTCGATGGGAACCGCGAGCTACGTTCTTGCTGGTGCCGAGGGCTCGATGAGGGAAACCTTCGGAAGCTCGTGCCACGGTGCAGGCAGGTTGCTCAGCAGGAAGGCCGCAACGAGACAGTACCGCGGGGACAGGCTGAGGAATGAACTCCTCCAGAGGGGAATCTACGTCCGCGCGGCTTCGCTGAGGGTCGTTGCCGAGGAGGCACCTGGAGCTTACAAGAGCGTTGACAACGTCGTCAACGTCGTCCACGAGGCGGGGATAGCGAACCTCGTGGCGAGAATGCGCCCGATGGGCGTCGCCAAGGGCTGA